In one Streptomyces sp. T12 genomic region, the following are encoded:
- a CDS encoding carbohydrate ABC transporter permease — protein MTTVTPSAARAAAGPPGRLRTSSLAGRAGVFAVMALFALYTLIPVWWLLVTATKNSGYLFTTNGLWFSHFDLWTNIRDVFQEQDGIFARWLLNSALYSIGGAAVSTTLSAMAGYALAKYPFRGRDLTFNVILGAVLIPDVMFALPLYLMFSQVHLVNTYWAVFLPSVVSPFGVYLSRIYAGASVPDELIEAARLDGAGEARIFWRVAMPIMSPALVTIFLFQFVSIWNNYLLPLLMLNSDELQPVTVGLANWREGVNQGIPYNITITGAFLSVIPLIVAFLVLQRFWRSGLAAGSVK, from the coding sequence ATGACGACCGTCACTCCCTCAGCAGCACGTGCCGCCGCCGGGCCTCCCGGGCGACTGCGTACGTCATCGCTGGCCGGCCGGGCGGGCGTGTTCGCGGTCATGGCGCTCTTCGCCCTGTACACGCTCATCCCGGTCTGGTGGCTGCTGGTCACCGCGACGAAGAACAGCGGCTACCTGTTCACCACGAACGGGCTGTGGTTCTCCCACTTCGACCTGTGGACCAACATCCGTGACGTCTTCCAGGAACAGGACGGCATCTTCGCCCGATGGCTGCTGAACAGCGCCCTCTACAGCATCGGCGGCGCGGCGGTGAGCACGACGCTGTCCGCCATGGCCGGGTACGCGCTGGCCAAGTACCCCTTCCGCGGTCGCGACCTGACCTTCAACGTCATCCTCGGCGCCGTCCTGATCCCGGACGTCATGTTCGCGCTGCCCCTGTACCTGATGTTCAGTCAGGTCCACCTCGTCAACACCTACTGGGCCGTCTTCCTGCCCAGCGTCGTCAGCCCGTTCGGGGTCTACCTGTCGCGCATCTACGCCGGAGCGTCGGTACCGGACGAACTGATCGAGGCCGCGCGACTCGACGGTGCCGGCGAGGCCCGGATCTTCTGGCGGGTCGCCATGCCGATCATGTCGCCCGCGCTGGTCACCATCTTCCTGTTCCAGTTCGTCAGCATCTGGAACAACTACCTGCTGCCCCTGCTCATGCTCAACAGCGACGAACTCCAGCCGGTCACCGTCGGGCTGGCCAACTGGAGGGAAGGGGTGAACCAAGGCATCCCCTACAACATCACCATCACCGGCGCGTTCCTCTCGGTGATCCCTCTGATCGTCGCGTTTCTCGTCTTGCAGCGGTTCTGGCGCTCCGGACTGGCCGCCGGGAGCGTGAAGTAG
- a CDS encoding alpha/beta hydrolase: MALHPSISARLSLIEDLPSWREALADPAVQPRLQEYRTWEAAPALPSVETSDESIPGPHGPTTVRVYRPPSAPQRPRPGLVWVHGGGWVFGDLDMHEADWTAREVCARADAVVVSVDYRLAVDGVTYPVPHDDVVAGVRWVRENAAVLGIEPARLTVGGASAGANLAAGAVLRLRDDDNWLPATLVLAYATMHSVSPPLAPPLAEAFAPLPRMVRILPKDVTEMTANYLGGTPDPHGYAFPAGAVLDGLCPTLVLDAEYDDLRASSEAFAAALVKSGVPVRHVTVPGVLHGFLNLPSSVEPVDQALAVLAETVATAHAGELSPDQGERG; encoded by the coding sequence ATGGCCCTGCACCCCAGCATCTCCGCCCGGCTCAGCCTGATCGAGGACCTCCCGTCCTGGCGCGAGGCACTCGCCGATCCGGCTGTGCAACCGCGCCTCCAGGAATACCGGACCTGGGAGGCGGCTCCGGCACTGCCCTCCGTCGAAACCAGCGACGAGAGCATTCCCGGCCCGCACGGCCCGACAACCGTCCGCGTCTACCGACCGCCGTCAGCACCGCAGCGGCCTCGCCCCGGCCTGGTCTGGGTGCACGGCGGCGGATGGGTCTTCGGCGATCTCGACATGCACGAGGCCGACTGGACCGCCCGCGAGGTGTGCGCCAGGGCCGATGCCGTGGTCGTGAGCGTGGACTACCGGCTCGCGGTCGACGGCGTGACGTATCCGGTGCCGCACGACGACGTCGTGGCGGGCGTCCGATGGGTGCGCGAGAACGCCGCGGTGCTCGGCATCGAACCGGCGCGGCTCACCGTCGGTGGCGCGAGCGCGGGGGCGAACCTCGCCGCAGGAGCCGTACTTCGCCTGCGGGACGACGACAACTGGCTGCCCGCCACCCTGGTACTGGCCTATGCGACCATGCACTCCGTCTCGCCGCCCCTCGCGCCGCCGCTGGCCGAGGCGTTCGCGCCGTTGCCGCGCATGGTCCGGATCCTGCCGAAGGACGTGACCGAGATGACGGCCAACTACCTGGGCGGCACGCCGGATCCGCACGGCTACGCCTTCCCCGCGGGCGCCGTCCTGGACGGACTCTGTCCCACCCTGGTACTCGACGCCGAGTACGACGATCTGCGCGCCAGCAGCGAGGCGTTCGCGGCCGCACTCGTGAAGTCGGGCGTACCCGTGCGGCATGTCACGGTGCCCGGAGTACTGCACGGCTTCCTGAACCTGCCCTCTTCAGTTGAACCGGTGGACCAGGCGCTCGCTGTCCTGGCCGAGACGGTGGCAACGGCTCATGCGGGAGAACTCTCGCCGGACCAGGGAGAACGCGGATGA
- a CDS encoding Gfo/Idh/MocA family protein, whose amino-acid sequence MNSKRVGVGVIGAGVISSHYLENLTRFPDLNVIAIADLDHERARARAREFGLRPLLVHELLAHDDIEIVLNLTVPAAHFDVSARILASGKHVWSEKPLAISRREARLLLDKAGRRGLRVACAPDTFLGGALQTAQRAVLAGRIGEPKSALAIMQSPGPEGTHPNPAFYYDQGAGPLLDMGPYHVTALVQTLGAVRRVSSVSSTARAVRRVLVGAGAGTEFDVRVPSQHMALLEFASGARATLVTSFDSGIRRDLLELHGTEASLEVPDPNRFAGTGRFVPLHAEPEDVPAVGSTWGRGVGVLDLARSIRDDVPERASGALACHVLDVLLAIEEAARAGTPLTLESTVASPAPLDENWDPTAATL is encoded by the coding sequence GTGAACTCCAAGCGAGTGGGTGTCGGCGTCATCGGCGCCGGCGTCATCAGCAGCCACTACCTCGAGAACCTGACGCGGTTCCCTGATCTGAACGTGATCGCGATAGCGGACCTCGACCATGAGCGCGCCCGTGCTCGTGCGCGGGAGTTCGGGTTGCGGCCCCTGCTCGTCCACGAGCTCCTGGCCCACGACGACATCGAGATCGTGCTGAACCTCACCGTCCCCGCCGCCCACTTCGACGTGTCGGCCCGGATCCTCGCGAGCGGCAAGCACGTCTGGAGCGAGAAGCCCCTCGCCATCAGCCGCCGCGAAGCACGGTTGCTGCTGGACAAGGCCGGTCGGAGAGGACTTCGCGTGGCCTGCGCGCCCGACACGTTCCTCGGTGGTGCCCTGCAGACGGCACAACGAGCGGTCCTCGCGGGCCGCATCGGCGAACCGAAGAGCGCGCTGGCGATCATGCAGTCCCCAGGGCCGGAAGGCACCCACCCGAATCCCGCCTTCTATTACGACCAGGGAGCCGGCCCGCTGCTGGACATGGGGCCGTACCACGTCACCGCGCTCGTGCAGACCTTGGGTGCCGTCCGGCGCGTGAGCTCGGTTTCCTCAACCGCACGAGCCGTAAGGCGCGTCCTCGTCGGCGCGGGCGCAGGGACCGAGTTCGACGTGCGCGTACCGAGTCAGCACATGGCTCTGCTCGAGTTCGCCTCCGGCGCTCGGGCGACCCTCGTCACGAGCTTCGATTCGGGGATCCGCCGCGACCTCCTCGAACTGCACGGCACGGAAGCCTCACTCGAGGTCCCCGACCCCAACCGCTTCGCTGGAACAGGCAGGTTCGTCCCTCTCCATGCGGAACCGGAAGACGTACCCGCTGTCGGGTCCACGTGGGGCCGGGGAGTGGGGGTGCTGGACCTCGCTCGCTCGATACGCGACGACGTACCGGAACGCGCCTCCGGCGCTCTCGCCTGCCACGTTCTCGACGTGCTCCTCGCCATCGAGGAGGCGGCACGGGCCGGGACACCGCTGACCCTCGAATCCACCGTGGCATCGCCGGCCCCCCTGGACGAGAACTGGGACCCCACGGCCGCGACCCTCTAG
- a CDS encoding carbohydrate ABC transporter permease, translating to MATRTPGDALAHPIAGSAAKRVPGRGHTRSAVLFLAPFGLLFTAMLLAPIGYAVYQSFFRTHRSGLGLGPSTTVFAGFDNYVTALHDSRFMSSFLRVFTLGIVQVPVMLGLALLLALLLDSRGAVFKKFFRQIYFLPYALPGVIAAIMWSFLYAPSVSPFTAALRHVGLEVNFLSGDLVLASIGNMMTWAWTGFNMLIIYSALQAIPGELTEAAVMDGCSGWRVAWHVKIPAVRPALILTTVFSIIGTAQLFNEPAVLSQVAPTVSPTYTPILATQQSADINNYNYAATQSVILALLTFVLSFGFLKFTQRKGTFA from the coding sequence ATGGCGACAAGAACGCCTGGCGACGCTCTCGCCCACCCCATCGCCGGCTCGGCAGCGAAGCGTGTCCCCGGCCGTGGCCACACTCGTTCCGCGGTGCTCTTCCTGGCACCGTTCGGGCTGCTGTTCACGGCGATGTTGCTCGCACCGATCGGCTACGCGGTGTACCAGAGCTTCTTCAGGACGCACCGCAGCGGCCTCGGACTGGGACCGTCGACGACTGTCTTCGCCGGGTTCGACAACTATGTGACGGCTCTGCACGACAGCCGGTTCATGTCGTCGTTCCTGCGGGTGTTCACGCTCGGCATCGTGCAGGTGCCGGTGATGCTGGGCCTGGCGCTCCTGCTGGCGCTGCTGCTGGACTCGCGTGGCGCCGTGTTCAAGAAGTTCTTCCGGCAGATCTACTTCCTGCCCTACGCGCTGCCGGGCGTGATCGCCGCGATCATGTGGTCGTTCCTGTACGCACCGAGCGTCAGCCCGTTCACCGCTGCCCTGCGGCACGTCGGGCTCGAAGTGAACTTCCTGTCCGGCGACCTCGTGCTCGCCTCGATCGGCAACATGATGACGTGGGCCTGGACCGGCTTCAACATGCTGATCATCTACTCGGCCTTGCAGGCGATCCCCGGCGAACTCACCGAAGCCGCTGTGATGGACGGCTGTTCCGGGTGGCGGGTCGCCTGGCACGTGAAGATTCCCGCGGTACGGCCGGCGCTGATCCTCACCACCGTGTTCTCCATCATCGGTACCGCCCAGCTGTTCAACGAGCCCGCGGTGCTGAGTCAGGTCGCCCCGACCGTCTCCCCGACCTACACACCGATCCTGGCCACACAGCAGTCGGCGGACATCAACAACTACAACTACGCGGCCACCCAGTCGGTCATCCTCGCCCTGCTGACCTTCGTGCTGTCGTTCGGCTTCCTCAAGTTCACCCAGCGGAAGGGCACCTTCGCATGA
- a CDS encoding ABC transporter substrate-binding protein, with the protein MLAVASLVTLSACSGSGDSGGSSSGGKPVTVEFWGAAVGLDKSVALWNKSHPDIKVKYSQIPAGSIGGYAKMQNAVKAGNAPCLGQVGYDTLSNFIATGALEDIHEYADASKDKFVPWTWQMSSVGDRVFGIPVDTGPMAMYYRTDLFKKYKISPPKTWDDFAAAAQKVHSANPSAYLTTTPQDAYDLGALTWQAGGKWFGTANDRWQVTIDNPQTSKVAQYWQGLLDKKLVTSDPMLDTAWFKKVQDGQLLSLVSAVWAAPLISKNLPELSGKWAVAPMPQWSAGQKAAGNRGGSATVVLKGCEHPKEATEFATWMSTDSDSVTSLIKNTGIYPAATSGQQLPAVDQPSAYFGGQNIYDVFKTAAANTSTGWVWGPTMSQVQSDMKDGLKKAGAGQGTIPKTVTSVQDSTVAAMKSQGLSVGK; encoded by the coding sequence ATGTTGGCCGTTGCCTCGCTCGTCACGCTTAGCGCCTGTAGCGGTTCCGGCGACTCGGGCGGTTCGAGTTCCGGCGGCAAGCCGGTGACGGTGGAGTTCTGGGGGGCGGCGGTCGGCCTCGACAAGTCCGTGGCGCTGTGGAACAAGTCCCACCCCGACATCAAGGTCAAGTACAGCCAGATCCCGGCGGGCAGCATCGGCGGCTACGCCAAGATGCAGAACGCGGTGAAGGCCGGCAACGCGCCCTGCCTCGGACAGGTGGGCTACGACACCCTGTCGAACTTCATCGCCACCGGCGCGCTGGAGGACATCCACGAGTACGCCGATGCCAGCAAGGACAAGTTCGTGCCGTGGACCTGGCAGATGTCCAGCGTCGGCGACAGGGTGTTCGGCATCCCGGTCGACACCGGGCCCATGGCGATGTACTACCGCACCGACCTGTTCAAGAAGTACAAGATCTCGCCACCGAAGACCTGGGACGATTTCGCCGCGGCCGCGCAGAAGGTGCACAGCGCCAACCCCTCGGCCTACCTGACGACCACGCCGCAGGACGCCTATGACCTGGGGGCGCTGACCTGGCAGGCCGGAGGCAAGTGGTTCGGTACCGCGAACGACCGGTGGCAGGTGACCATCGACAACCCGCAGACGAGCAAGGTCGCGCAGTACTGGCAGGGCCTGCTGGACAAGAAGCTGGTCACCAGTGACCCGATGCTGGACACGGCCTGGTTCAAGAAGGTGCAGGACGGGCAGTTGCTGTCGCTCGTCAGCGCCGTGTGGGCGGCTCCGCTGATCTCCAAGAACCTGCCCGAGCTGTCCGGCAAGTGGGCCGTGGCTCCCATGCCCCAGTGGTCCGCCGGGCAGAAGGCGGCCGGTAACCGCGGAGGCTCGGCGACCGTGGTGCTCAAGGGGTGCGAGCACCCGAAGGAAGCCACGGAGTTCGCGACCTGGATGAGCACCGACAGCGACAGCGTCACCAGTCTGATCAAGAACACGGGCATCTACCCGGCCGCTACGAGCGGACAGCAGCTGCCTGCCGTGGACCAGCCGTCGGCGTACTTCGGTGGACAGAACATCTACGACGTGTTCAAGACAGCGGCCGCGAACACGAGCACAGGCTGGGTGTGGGGCCCGACGATGAGCCAGGTTCAGTCCGACATGAAGGACGGGCTCAAGAAGGCCGGAGCCGGGCAGGGCACCATCCCGAAGACCGTCACCTCCGTCCAGGACAGCACCGTCGCGGCCATGAAGAGCCAGGGGCTGAGCGTCGGGAAGTGA
- a CDS encoding sugar phosphate isomerase/epimerase, whose protein sequence is MTERLYSVQLYTLRNAITTDLPGTLARVAAMGFENVELWRFEQYRDAYRRALAETPLCPLSAHASLVDGNASAAVRVAAEFGIGTLIEPHIIAQRWTTRADIEAAAASLNAVARLARDAGVTIGYHNHDHEVRQGFGGRTGLEVFAEALDEDVVLELDTFWAEVGGASAVELISRLGARVKFLHLKDGPYTTALLEQQPVGQGAMPVADILKAAPDAVRVVELDDYVGDPFEAVQQSLRYLVEVDR, encoded by the coding sequence ATGACGGAGCGCCTGTACTCAGTGCAGCTCTATACGCTGCGCAACGCCATCACGACCGATCTCCCTGGGACGCTGGCGCGCGTCGCCGCGATGGGATTCGAGAACGTGGAGCTGTGGAGGTTCGAGCAGTACCGCGACGCGTACCGGCGTGCGCTGGCCGAGACACCTCTGTGCCCGCTCAGCGCACACGCGAGCCTTGTCGATGGAAATGCCTCCGCGGCTGTCCGCGTGGCAGCAGAGTTCGGAATCGGCACGCTCATCGAACCGCACATCATCGCTCAGCGCTGGACCACTCGGGCGGACATCGAAGCGGCAGCCGCGAGTCTGAACGCCGTCGCGAGGCTTGCCCGGGACGCAGGCGTCACCATCGGGTACCACAACCACGACCATGAGGTCCGTCAGGGCTTCGGCGGCAGGACCGGCCTCGAAGTCTTCGCGGAGGCGCTGGACGAGGACGTCGTCCTGGAACTCGACACCTTCTGGGCCGAGGTCGGTGGCGCTTCCGCCGTGGAGTTGATCTCCCGGCTCGGGGCGCGCGTCAAGTTCCTGCACCTCAAGGACGGCCCGTACACCACAGCCCTCCTGGAGCAGCAGCCGGTCGGCCAGGGTGCGATGCCGGTGGCGGACATCCTGAAGGCCGCACCGGACGCGGTCCGCGTCGTGGAACTGGACGACTACGTGGGCGACCCGTTCGAAGCCGTGCAGCAGAGCCTGCGTTATCTGGTGGAGGTCGACCGGTGA